The proteins below come from a single Acanthopagrus latus isolate v.2019 chromosome 4, fAcaLat1.1, whole genome shotgun sequence genomic window:
- the tacr2 gene encoding substance-K receptor, translated as MDAESLVQHIERDMEEATSFPPSVTGDWLEDDNETTVNQFQQPDWQVALWAIAYSLIILVSITGNVTVIWIILAHRRMRTVTNYFIVNLAFSDVSMASFNTLFNFVYALHNDWYFGLGYCRFQNFFPITAMFSSIYSMAAIAVDRYMAIIHPLKPRLSSTSTKVVIALIWIVAVCLAFPQCYYSVTRFYYPRTVCMVDWPDDYGGKHQLSYQFAVILLIYLLPLLVMLVTYSLVGRTLWGGHIPGEATEHYHSQITAKRKVVKMMVVVVVTFALCWLPYHIYFILGSFNRDIYKQHYIQQVYLAIFWLAMSSTMYNPIIYCCLNQRFRAGFRHAFAWCPFIKVSEEDKMELQHTHTFRVTMTRSHRKDSSYAHTSIKTNHTTIDANVAESMELSTKRKGTPKTHGGHNTHAVNRPDDTKSSAAKLMQHGH; from the exons ATGGACGCAGAGAGTCTGGTTCAACACATTGAACGAGACATGGAGGAGGCCACCTCGTTCCCCCCGTCAGTGACCGGCGACTGGCTGGAGGACGACAACGAGACGACCGTGAATCAGTTCCAGCAGCCCGACTGGCAG gtgGCTCTGTGGGCTATAGCCTACTCCCTCATCATCCTGGTGTCCATCACTGGGAACGTCACGGTGATCTGGATTATTCTCGCTCACAGACGCATGAGGACTGTAACGAACTACTTCATCGTTAACCTCGCCTTCTCTGACGTCTCCATGGCGTCCTTCAACACTCTCTTTAACTTTGTGTACGCACTTCACAATGACTGGTACTTCGGCCTGGGCTACTGCCGATTCCAGAACTTCTTCCCCATCACGGCCATGTTCTCGTCGATATACTCGATGGCTGCCATCGCGGTGGACAG GTACATGGCCATCATCCACCCCCTGAAGCCCcgcctctcctccacctctacAAAGGTTGTGATCGCACTGATTTGGATAGTGGCCGTCTGCCTGGCTTTCCCTCAGTGCTACTACAGTGTGACCAGATTTTACTACCCGAGGACCGTGTGCATGGTCGACTGGCCTGACGACTATGGAGGAAAACATCAGCTAAG TTACCAGTTTGCAGTGATACTGCTGATCTACTtgctccccctgctggtgaTGCTGGTGACCTACAGCTTAGTTGGCCGGACGCTGTGGGGTGGACACATCCCTGGGGAGGCGACGGAACATTACCACAGCCAGATTACGGCCAAGAGAAAG GTGGTGAAGATGATGGTTGTCGTGGTGGTGACCTTCGCCCTCTGCTGGTTGCCCTATCACATCTACTTCATACTGGGATCATTTAACAGGGACATTTATAAACAGCATTACATTCAACAG GTATACCTGGCCATATTCTGGTTAGCGATGAGTTCAACCATGTACAACCCAATTATTTACTGCTGCCTAAACCAAAG GTTTCGCGCTGGCTTCCGTCATGCGTTCGCCTGGTGTCCCTTCATCAAAGTGTCTGAGGAGGACAAGATGGAACTGCAGCACACGCACACCTTCAGAGTCACCATGACACGCAGCCACCGCAAGGACAGCTCGTACGCCCACACCTCcatcaaaacaaaccacacGACGATCGACGCGAATGTGGCTGAAAGCATGGAGCTGAGCACGAAGAGAAAAGGGACGCCAAAAACACACGGCGGGCACAACACACACGCTGTGAACAGGCCGGACGATACAAAATCCTCAGCTGCCAAACTCATGCAGCACGGCCACTGA
- the LOC119018799 gene encoding hexokinase-1, with the protein MIAAQLLAYYFTELKDDQVKKIDKYLYSMRFSDETLLDIMQQFRRELAKGLGRDTNPTAALKMLPTFVRSIPDGSEKGDFIALDLGGSNFRILRVKVSHEKKQTVQMESQIYDTPEDIIHGSGTRLFDHVAECLGDFMEKQNIKDKKLPVGFTFSFPCQQTKLDEGYLITWTKRFKAGGVEGMDVVKLLNKAIKKRGDYDADIMAVVNDTVGTMMTCGFDDQRCEVGIIIGTGTNACYMEELRNIDLVEGDEGRMCVNTEWGAFGDDGRLEDIRTEFDREIDRGSINPGKQLFEKMVSGMYMGELVRLILVKMAREGLVFEGRITPELLTKGKFETKHISAIEKSKEGLSKAREILTRLGVEPSTDDCIAVQHVCTIVSFRSANLIAAALAGILMRLKENKGVARLRTTVGIDGSLYKMHPQYARRLHKAVRRLVPDTDVRFLLSESGSGKGAAMVTAVAYRLAEHSRQISQTLSEFRLTTEQLLEVKKRMRTEIQNGLSKSTQDSATVKMLPTFVQSTPDGSENGDFLALDLGGTNFRVLLVKIRSGKRRTVEMHNKIYAIPLEVMQGTGEELFDHIVQCISDFLDYMGMKNTRLPLGFTFSFPCRQTSLDAGILVTWTKGFKATDCEGEDVVGLLREAIKRREEFDLDVVAIVNDTVGTMMTCAYEEPTCEIGLIAGTGSNACYMEEMRNIEMIEGDEGQMCVNMEWGAFGDNGCLDDIRTEYDRAVDDFSLNPGKQRYEKMCSGMYLGEIVRNILIDMTKRGFLFRGQISETLKTRGIFETKFLSQIESDRLALLQVRSILQHLGLDSTCDDSIIVKEVCGAVSHRAAQLCGAGMAAVVDKIRENRGLDHLNITVGVDGTLYKLHPHFSRIMHQTVNELAPKCDVNFLLSEDGSGKGAALITAVGCRLRQELNNK; encoded by the exons atCGATAAGTACCTGTACTCCATGCGTTTCTCTGATGAGACGTTACTGGACATCATGCAGCAGTTTCGGAGGGAGCTGGCCAAAGGATTGGGTCGGGACACGAACCCCACCGCTGCACTGAAGATGTTGCCAACATTTGTGCGGTCAATCCCTGATGGCTCAG AGAAGGGAGACTTCATTGCGCTGGATCTGGGAGGCAGTAACTTCAGGATCCTCCGCGTCAAAGTGAGCCATGAGAAGAAACAGACCGTTCAGATGGAGAGTCAAATCTACGACACGCCAGAAGACATCATTCATGGCAGTGGAACAAGA CTGTTCGACCATGTGGCAGAGTGTCTTGGTGACTTCATggaaaaacagaacatcaaAGACAAGAAACTCCCGGTGGGATTCACCTTCTCCTTCCCCTGTCAGCAGACCAAACTGGATGAG GGCTATCTGATAACATGGACGAAGCGTTTCAAGGCCGGTGGAGTGGAGGGAATGGACGTCGTCAAGCTGCTGAACAAAGCTATAAAGAAACGAGGA gaCTATGATGCAGACATCATGGCAGTCGTGAATGACACCGTGGGAACGATGATGACCTGTGGTTTTGATGACCAGCGCTGTGAAGTCGGCATCATCATCG GTACGGGCACCAACGCGTGCTACATGGAGGAGCTGCGTAACATCGACCTGGTGGAGGGAGACGAGGGCAGGATGTGTGTGAACACTGAGTGGGGAGCCTTCGGAGACGACGGCAGGCTGGAGGACATCAGGACAGAGTTTGACAGAGAGATAGACCGAGGCTCCATCAACCCCGGCAAACAGCT ATTTGAGAAGATGGTGAGTGGTATGTACATGGGGGAGCTGGTGCGTCTCATCCTGGTGAAGATGGCCCGAGAAGGCCTGGTGTTCGAGGGCAGGATCACCCCTGAGCTGCTCACCAAGGGAAAATTTGAGACCAAACACATCTCAGCCATAGAGAA GAGTAAGGAGGGGCTGTCCAAGGCCCGAGAGATTTTAACCAGACTTGGTGTTGAACCCTCAACTGACGACTGCATCGCTGTGCAGCAT GTTTGCACCATTGTGTCTTTCCGCTCTGCCAACCTGATAGCTGCCGCTCTAGCAGGCATCCTGATGAGGCTAAAGGAGAACAAAGGCGTGGCACGACTCCGAACCACTGTGGGCATCGATGGATCGCTATACAAGATGCACCCACA GTATGCCCGTCGTCTTCACAAGGCCGTGCGCCGTCTGGTGCCGGACACTGACGTTCGGTTCCTCCTATCAGAGAGCGGCAGTGGAAAGGGAGCAGCCATGGTGACGGCCGTGGCCTACAGACTCGCCGAGCACTCACGACAAATTTCCCAAACTCTGTCTGAATTCCGCCTGACGACTGAACAGCTGCTTGAG GTAAAGAAGCGAATGAGGACAGAGATCCAAAATGGCCTTTCAAAGAGCACTCAGGACTCTGCTACTGTCAAAATGCTGCCAACCTTCGTACAAAGCACTCCTGATGGAtcag aGAACGGTGACTTCCTGGCCTTGGATTTAGGAGGAACCAACTTCAGAGTTCTGTTGGTCAAGATCCGTTCTGGCAAGCGGAGAACAGTAGAGATGCACAACAAGATCTACGCCATTCCTCTAGAAGTGATGCAGGGcacaggagaggag TTGTTTGATCACATCGTGCAGTGcatcagtgacttcctggacTACATGGGGATGAAGAACACTCGCCTTCCCCTGGGCTTCACCTTCTCCTTCCCCTGCCGACAGACCAGTCTGGACGCT GGCATCCTGGTGACATGGACCAAAGGCTTCAAGGCGACAGACTGCGAGGGAGAGGATGTGGTGGGACTGCTGAGGGAGGCCATTAAGAGGAGAGAG GAGTTTGACCTGGATGTAGTGGCCATAGTGAACGATACAGTGGGAACCATGATGACCTGTGCCTATGAAGAACCCACCTGCGAGATTGGACTCATCGCCG GCACCGGCAGTAACGCATGTTacatggaggagatgaggaaCATCGAGATGATCGAGGGAGACGAGGGACAGATGTGTGTCAACATGGAGTGGGGGGCTTTCGGGGACAACGGGTGCCTTGATGACATTAGGACAGAGTACGACCGCGCTGTGGACGACTTCTCCCTCAATCCAGGCAAACAAAG ataTGAGAAAATGTGCAGTGGCATGTATCTTGGCGAAATTGTGCGGAACATCCTGATAGACATGACCAAGAGAGGATTCCTGTTCAGGGGACAGAtttcagaaacactgaagaCTAGAGGCATCTTTGAAACAAAGTTCCTTTCACAGATAGAGAG TGACAGATTGGCGTTGCTGCAGGTGAGATCCATCCTGCAGCACTTAGGCCTGGATAGCACCTGCGATGACAGTATCATAGTCAAAGAG GTGTGTGGGGCAGTGTCACATCGTGCAGCTCAGCTGTGTGGGGCCGGAATGGCGGCCGTGGTCGATAAGATCAGAGAGAACCGAGGACTGGACCATCTGAACATCACCGTAGGGGTGGACGGGACTCTCTACAAACTGCATCCACA TTTCTCCAGGATCATGCACCAGACAGTAAATGAACTGGCTCCTAAGTGTGACGTCAACTTCCTGCTGTCAGAGGACGGCAGTGGGAAAGGAGCGGCACTCATCACAGCGGTGGGCTGCCGGCTGAGGCAGGAGCTGAACAACAAATAG